A single Paenibacillus sp. FSL R5-0517 DNA region contains:
- a CDS encoding PLP-dependent aminotransferase family protein produces MELWLPMDTYELQHRYKYEALYHALRDAIHAGTLAGGTRLPSTRELARQYEMSRGSVAQVYDMLLADGYVHAHRGRGTFVTETLSAQENEKQEAVLSLSPWGERVQRLNTQHEVLRTTMSSPKPSVIDFQMQRMPAEHFPLGEWKSALAAVHRSGWRESSGAAGDPELREAIASHLRWTRGIQAEASQIVLFSGSMQGITLLSQLLITENAAVVLENPGYPGIAHAVKSCGGYIIPADVDAAGIIPQPWEAQTLFVTPTRQFPTGAVLGLDRRRALLAWASKRNAVIIEDDYDSEFRWGGRPIEPLKVLDREQRVIYVGSFSQTMVASFRLGYAVLPPGLVEPLLAAKALYEPVPPALLEQRALAKFMTRGGYLRHLRRLTRLYGERHDFFVREMELQLPEAFKMQLGDAGLHIYATWNGDADSYQRFKKFAREDGILFRDAERYRLTSGHPAACFAFAHLEKEEMTEGIRRMRIAWEKCTFSFR; encoded by the coding sequence ATGGAATTGTGGCTGCCGATGGATACCTATGAACTTCAGCATCGATACAAGTATGAGGCATTGTACCATGCGTTACGTGATGCCATTCATGCAGGCACATTGGCGGGAGGCACAAGACTTCCTTCCACCCGTGAGTTGGCAAGGCAATATGAGATGTCACGTGGCTCGGTAGCTCAGGTATACGACATGCTGCTTGCGGATGGTTATGTCCATGCGCATCGGGGAAGAGGTACCTTTGTAACCGAAACATTATCCGCCCAGGAAAATGAGAAACAGGAAGCCGTTCTCAGTCTCTCTCCCTGGGGCGAGCGGGTACAGAGGTTGAATACGCAACATGAGGTCCTGCGGACCACAATGTCTTCACCGAAGCCGTCCGTCATTGATTTTCAAATGCAGCGCATGCCTGCCGAACATTTCCCGCTAGGGGAATGGAAGAGTGCGCTCGCTGCTGTTCATCGCAGTGGTTGGCGAGAATCGAGCGGTGCAGCTGGTGATCCGGAACTGCGTGAGGCCATCGCCTCCCATCTCAGATGGACTCGTGGCATCCAGGCTGAAGCATCTCAGATTGTATTGTTCAGTGGGTCAATGCAAGGCATAACCTTACTGTCTCAACTGCTGATTACGGAGAATGCAGCAGTTGTATTGGAGAATCCGGGTTATCCGGGTATCGCCCATGCCGTCAAGTCCTGTGGCGGGTACATCATCCCGGCAGATGTGGATGCTGCAGGCATTATTCCGCAGCCTTGGGAGGCACAGACGTTATTTGTCACCCCTACCCGTCAGTTTCCAACAGGTGCCGTGCTGGGGTTGGACAGAAGACGTGCCTTGCTTGCGTGGGCCTCGAAGCGGAATGCGGTCATTATCGAAGACGATTATGACAGTGAATTCCGATGGGGCGGAAGACCAATTGAACCCCTCAAAGTGCTTGATCGTGAACAGCGTGTCATCTATGTCGGTTCATTCTCACAAACGATGGTTGCTTCGTTCCGACTTGGCTATGCCGTATTGCCACCTGGTCTGGTGGAACCTCTCCTTGCTGCCAAGGCGCTGTATGAGCCGGTACCTCCCGCGCTGTTGGAGCAGCGCGCACTGGCCAAATTTATGACCAGAGGGGGTTACCTGAGGCACTTACGGCGGTTAACCCGGTTATACGGGGAACGGCATGATTTTTTTGTCCGAGAGATGGAGCTACAGTTGCCGGAAGCATTCAAGATGCAGCTTGGTGATGCAGGACTGCATATCTACGCTACCTGGAATGGCGATGCAGACAGTTATCAGCGGTTTAAAAAGTTCGCTCGGGAGGATGGCATACTGTTTCGGGATGCAGAGCGATATCGGCTGACTTCAGGTCATCCGGCGGCCTGCTTTGCTTTTGCACATCTGGAGAAAGAAGAGATGACAGAGGGAATCCGGCGAATGCGGATAGCCTGGGAGAAGTGCACATTTTCGTTTCGGTGA
- a CDS encoding pyridoxamine 5'-phosphate oxidase family protein yields MRRKEFTVDEEQEITAFLDQCSFGFLGTVSPDAQPRVTPLNFVYMDGCFYFHGSLAGEKMKQIKQDSSVSFTVAEEFSLIPSYFSDPELACPATSFFKSVMAFGQAEPVKDLDIKAKVLQRFMEKLQPQGGYVPIDATDPRYTGNLKAVAVVRIIPERVTAKFKFGQNWSIERLDHIRGELEQRNEGRDAETAEMMQKYCPFHQQ; encoded by the coding sequence ATGAGACGGAAAGAATTCACAGTAGATGAAGAACAAGAAATTACGGCATTTCTGGATCAGTGCTCCTTCGGGTTTCTGGGGACGGTCAGTCCGGATGCACAACCACGGGTTACGCCACTGAATTTCGTTTATATGGACGGTTGCTTTTATTTCCACGGCAGTCTGGCTGGCGAGAAGATGAAACAGATCAAACAGGATTCGTCGGTCAGTTTCACGGTAGCTGAAGAATTCTCCTTGATTCCATCCTATTTCAGTGATCCCGAGCTTGCTTGCCCAGCGACTTCATTCTTCAAAAGTGTCATGGCCTTCGGTCAGGCAGAACCGGTTAAGGATCTGGACATTAAGGCTAAGGTACTGCAACGATTCATGGAAAAACTCCAGCCGCAAGGCGGATATGTACCGATTGATGCTACTGACCCGCGTTACACAGGCAACCTCAAAGCTGTAGCCGTTGTAAGAATCATCCCCGAACGAGTCACTGCCAAATTTAAATTCGGACAAAATTGGTCCATTGAACGCTTGGATCATATACGGGGTGAACTGGAACAGCGCAATGAGGGACGAGATGCTGAAACCGCTGAGATGATGCAGAAATATTGTCCATTTCATCAGCAATAA
- a CDS encoding aminotransferase class I/II-fold pyridoxal phosphate-dependent enzyme: MNPLAEQLNESIQTGSSHVYSMLSQLGKEIYFPKEGILSQSAEAASLAKTHNATIGIALEGGVPMHLQVIQEKLSAFQPKDLYPYAPPAGKPELRTVWRDKMLKETPSLEGKTFGNPIVTNALTHGLSIVADLFTDEGDAVIYPDKNWENYELTFGIRRHGQLVHYPLFDDQLNFNSDGLLQALLDQKDKGKAIVLLNFPNNPTGYTPGAKEADAIVNTIRQAAEAGVNVVAVTDDAYFGLFFEDSIHESLFGKLANIHPRVLTVKVDGATKEEFVWGFRVGFITYAHEDAAVLHALEQKTLGIIRATISSGPHPSQTFVLDALKAPEFEAQKQEKFEIMKGRANKVKAILDSGKYDDAWDYYPFNSGYFMCLKLKEVGAEELRSHLLHKYGVGTIALGEADLRIAFSCIEESGLEDLYETVYRGVQDLRTT; encoded by the coding sequence ATGAATCCACTGGCTGAACAGTTGAACGAAAGTATTCAGACAGGCAGCAGTCACGTCTACTCCATGCTGTCACAGCTTGGCAAAGAAATTTATTTTCCAAAAGAGGGGATTTTGAGTCAATCTGCTGAAGCAGCAAGCTTGGCCAAGACCCATAATGCCACGATTGGTATCGCCCTGGAGGGTGGTGTGCCGATGCATCTCCAGGTTATTCAGGAGAAGCTGTCTGCATTCCAGCCAAAGGATCTGTATCCTTACGCTCCACCTGCAGGCAAACCTGAATTGCGGACCGTCTGGAGAGACAAGATGCTGAAGGAGACGCCTTCCCTGGAAGGCAAAACATTCGGCAATCCGATTGTAACCAATGCATTAACCCATGGACTAAGTATCGTAGCCGACCTGTTCACCGATGAAGGGGACGCTGTCATATATCCGGATAAAAACTGGGAAAATTACGAGCTGACCTTCGGCATCCGTCGTCATGGCCAGTTGGTTCATTATCCCCTGTTCGATGATCAATTGAACTTCAACAGTGACGGTCTGCTTCAGGCGTTGCTTGATCAAAAGGACAAAGGTAAAGCCATCGTGCTGCTCAACTTCCCGAATAACCCTACAGGTTATACGCCTGGAGCCAAAGAAGCAGATGCCATTGTAAACACGATTCGTCAGGCAGCTGAAGCTGGCGTGAACGTGGTTGCTGTAACAGATGATGCGTACTTTGGGCTGTTCTTCGAAGATTCCATTCATGAATCCCTGTTTGGCAAGCTTGCCAACATTCATCCACGTGTGTTGACCGTAAAAGTGGATGGTGCAACCAAGGAAGAGTTCGTATGGGGCTTCCGCGTTGGATTCATTACGTATGCCCATGAAGATGCAGCCGTTCTGCATGCATTGGAACAAAAAACACTCGGTATTATCCGGGCAACGATCTCCAGCGGCCCGCATCCTTCCCAGACTTTTGTATTGGATGCACTCAAAGCACCGGAGTTTGAAGCACAGAAACAGGAGAAGTTCGAGATTATGAAAGGCCGCGCCAATAAAGTGAAGGCCATTCTCGATAGCGGAAAGTATGATGATGCATGGGATTATTATCCGTTCAACTCCGGTTACTTCATGTGCCTGAAGCTGAAAGAAGTTGGCGCTGAAGAACTTCGGAGCCATCTACTTCACAAATACGGCGTGGGTACAATCGCGCTTGGTGAAGCGGATCTGCGCATCGCATTCTCCTGTATTGAAGAATCCGGATTGGAAGATCTGTATGAAACCGTCTATCGTGGAGTTCAGGATCTGCGGACGACTTAG
- a CDS encoding YjcZ family sporulation protein, giving the protein MSGVEDTRGGYGCGGYGGFTNTGAILVLFILLVIITKSFLC; this is encoded by the coding sequence ATGTCTGGAGTTGAAGATACAAGAGGCGGTTATGGATGCGGCGGTTACGGAGGATTTACGAACACAGGTGCCATTCTTGTTCTGTTCATCTTGCTCGTTATTATCACGAAATCATTCCTCTGTTAG
- a CDS encoding ABC transporter permease, which produces MDLKLLWKQRRTGFWNGILPYLGYVIQSGVAMVFLFLVIAFSAWYTSFVQNIPAEFPIRWIALLLLAPLVLFSSYRTYLLPADIVFLRPQEYRMQEYLKNSFARGIIYKSLGLLLVFVTLWPLYVRADLDARPFGWFIVFLLLWKGLSSYGAWQELRMVQVGASRAYRLLRWALAVLAVGAWLWQPPQRSVWFLLLLAVVYIVALRIPVKHRVAWERLIQVEQGQAGRVMRTLGWFVDVPSSGQKVSSRRWLSKWGSGLPWNAGKAYRYLITKTFIRTEVFSIVLRLVVLGMLLSWWTAGSYFGVGVYLFFLLLAGVQLGALRRSHSESFWIMIYPISGESRRSQVLGFIFHLHALAALFMWLPMLAAGASGLTVTGVALILGILVIVIMRRSQGNKWLKEEEDE; this is translated from the coding sequence ATGGATCTCAAGCTGCTATGGAAGCAAAGACGCACAGGATTCTGGAACGGAATTCTTCCTTATCTGGGATATGTCATCCAGAGCGGTGTAGCTATGGTCTTTTTATTTCTCGTCATTGCGTTCTCCGCCTGGTATACATCGTTTGTTCAGAACATTCCCGCAGAATTCCCGATTCGCTGGATTGCATTGTTACTGCTCGCGCCACTGGTGCTGTTTAGCAGTTATCGTACATATCTGCTTCCGGCAGATATTGTGTTCCTGCGACCACAGGAATACCGGATGCAGGAATATTTGAAGAACAGCTTTGCCCGGGGCATCATCTATAAAAGTCTGGGTCTGCTGCTTGTGTTTGTTACACTGTGGCCTCTCTATGTTAGAGCAGATCTGGATGCACGGCCATTTGGCTGGTTCATCGTATTCCTGCTGCTGTGGAAAGGGCTGTCCAGTTATGGAGCATGGCAAGAGCTAAGAATGGTTCAGGTCGGGGCATCAAGAGCATATCGTCTCTTGCGTTGGGCTCTGGCAGTGCTGGCGGTTGGCGCATGGCTGTGGCAACCACCACAGCGCAGCGTATGGTTCCTGCTGTTACTGGCTGTCGTCTATATCGTCGCCTTGCGTATACCGGTGAAACATAGGGTAGCGTGGGAACGACTGATTCAGGTGGAGCAGGGGCAGGCTGGCAGGGTGATGCGGACGCTCGGCTGGTTTGTGGATGTACCTTCATCCGGACAGAAAGTAAGTTCGCGTCGTTGGCTTAGCAAATGGGGGAGCGGTCTTCCATGGAACGCGGGGAAAGCTTACCGTTACTTAATAACCAAAACGTTTATTCGAACCGAAGTATTCTCCATCGTGTTGCGCCTAGTTGTATTGGGCATGTTACTATCCTGGTGGACAGCAGGCAGCTACTTTGGTGTAGGCGTGTATCTGTTCTTCCTGTTGCTTGCAGGTGTACAGCTTGGTGCGCTGCGCCGCAGTCATAGTGAATCGTTCTGGATCATGATCTATCCGATCTCGGGAGAGAGTCGTCGTTCTCAGGTGTTGGGGTTCATATTCCATCTACATGCGTTGGCTGCGTTGTTCATGTGGCTGCCTATGCTGGCTGCCGGAGCGAGTGGACTGACTGTCACCGGAGTAGCCCTTATTTTGGGCATACTGGTGATTGTGATTATGCGCCGTTCGCAAGGCAACAAGTGGTTGAAGGAAGAGGAAGATGAGTGA
- a CDS encoding ABC transporter ATP-binding protein yields MENVQSPVLQISGLSGGYSAKRPVLHGIDLEVGRGEMVGLIGLNGAGKSTTMKHILGLMTPQQGEVRVMGKKRDEDAQIYQSAMAFVPESPELYDEMTVMEHLEFTARAYNVSEADFKQRTEKLLQLFRMNEKSTSLSTHLSKGMRQKVMIMCAFVAGPPLYIIDEPFLGLDPLGIRSLLDFMLEMKASGSSILLSSHILSTIENYCDRFIVLHRGQVIAQGTLNELRLQFGESDATLEHMFYSLVQGRD; encoded by the coding sequence ATGGAAAATGTTCAATCGCCTGTTCTGCAAATCAGCGGGCTAAGCGGAGGTTATAGTGCCAAACGGCCGGTCCTTCACGGTATCGATCTGGAAGTCGGACGTGGAGAGATGGTTGGACTAATCGGCTTAAACGGTGCTGGCAAAAGTACAACCATGAAACATATTCTCGGCTTGATGACACCTCAACAGGGTGAAGTACGAGTGATGGGCAAGAAGCGGGACGAGGATGCCCAGATCTATCAATCGGCCATGGCATTCGTACCGGAATCACCTGAACTGTATGATGAGATGACGGTAATGGAGCACCTGGAGTTTACGGCAAGAGCGTACAATGTGTCGGAGGCTGACTTCAAGCAACGTACGGAGAAATTACTGCAATTATTCCGTATGAATGAAAAAAGTACAAGTCTGTCGACTCACCTGTCCAAGGGCATGCGGCAAAAGGTCATGATTATGTGTGCTTTTGTGGCAGGACCGCCACTGTACATTATTGATGAGCCTTTTCTGGGGCTGGACCCGCTGGGTATTCGCTCCTTGCTTGATTTTATGCTTGAGATGAAAGCTTCGGGATCATCCATCCTGCTGAGTTCACACATTCTGTCCACGATTGAAAATTATTGTGACCGTTTTATTGTTCTGCACCGCGGACAGGTGATTGCTCAAGGGACATTGAATGAATTGCGCCTTCAATTCGGGGAATCGGATGCCACGCTGGAGCACATGTTCTATTCCCTAGTACAAGGCAGGGATTGA